In Gopherus evgoodei ecotype Sinaloan lineage chromosome 21, rGopEvg1_v1.p, whole genome shotgun sequence, a single window of DNA contains:
- the LOC115638119 gene encoding olfactory receptor 4D2-like produces the protein MEKNLTTPVTEFVLLSLTQNPELQRFLFVVFFIIYVNTWLGNFTIITTVITDHQLDIPMYFLLANLAFLDVSESSVNAPKLLSGLLTQSKTISFNECILQIFFFHFIAGAMVFLLVVMAANRYVATSKPLRYMTIMNRGVCVVLVLNAWLGGLVHSAVQLGLLLQLQFCGPNVLDNFYCDIPQVIKLACTNTHLDEWQMVFNAGVLLILVFIILLISYTVILVKIRTHVMEGKRKALSTCGTQIIVVCLQFIPSIFVYARPFKQFMLDKVISVIYTVITPMLNLMIYTLRNAEMKKAIRRLMRRMLFSGRERETSFIFQSYICVQNLICALYQTADICGM, from the coding sequence ATGGAGAAGAATCTCACCACCCCAGTAACAGAATTTGTCCTCTTGAGTCTCACTCAGAATCCTGAGCTGCAGCGATTCCTCTTTGTGGTTTTCTTCATCATCTATGTGAACACTTGGCTGGGAAACTTCACCATCATCACCACCGTGATCACCGACCACCAGCTCGACATCCCCATGTACTTCCTGCTGGCCAACTTGGCTTTCTTGGATGTCAGTGAATCATCAGTAAATGCTCCAAAATTGCTCTCAGGTCTCCTCACCCAGAGTAAAACCATCTCATTCAATGAGTGCATCCTCCAGATATTCTTCTTCCACTTCATTGCTGGTGCTATGGTCTTTTTACTTGTGGTGATGGCTGCCAATAGGTACGTGGCCACCTCTAAACCACTGAGATACATGACTATCATGAACCGGGGTGTGTGTGTCGTGTTAGTGTTAAATGCATGGCTGGGTGGATTGGTTCACTCTGCTGTTCAGCTTGGACTGCTCCTCCAGTTGCAGTTCTGTGGTCCAAATGTCCTGGACAATTTCTACTGTGATATCCCACAAGTCATCAAACTGGCCTGCACCAACACTCACTTGGATGAATGGCAGATGGTCTTCAATGCTGGAGTGCTGCTCATACTAGTATTCATCATTCTGCTGATTTCCTACACTGTCATCTTAGTCAAGATCAGGACACATGTCATGGAAGGGAAGCGTAAGGCTCTGTCCACCTGTGGAACCCAGATTATCGTGGTGTGTTTACAATTCATACCTAGCATCTTCGTCTATGCTCGGCCCTTCAAGCAGTTCATGCTGGACAAGGTGATATCTGTCATTTACACTGTAATCACCCCGATGCTGAACTTGATGATCTACACATTGAGAAATGCTGAGATGAAGAAGGCCATCAGGAGACTGATGAGGAGAATGCTCTTCtcggggagggaaagagagacatCATTTATCTTCCAATCTTACATTTGTGTTCAAAATCTAATTTGTGCACTGTATCAGACAGCAGATATATGTGGCATGTGA